ACTTTCGAAAGTGCTGCATATCTTGATGTGCATAACTGAAAGGAAGCAAACTAGACCATAATGTTTAGCATACAGCAGAATGACTAATGATTGAATTTGGCAGAAAAAAACTAACAAGGAACATTTTATATCGGAGAAGAAACTCAGGCTCAGAGTATCGGCAACAAATTCAActgattattattttctcttaacACAACCTAAGATTTTATAGATAGCTAAATACATAAGGTCACTAAAAGTACAATTACGTAATTAACCAACAAAATATCTCCATTAAATGTTTTACATACCTTTCGGTTGCTGACCCGTTTTATTCGAAGCCGGCCCAATTCGCATAGGCCTTGAAGAACAGAGAACTCCATTCATCTCCGTCATAGCACGCAACTGTTCACCTTCATCTCCAAATCTAACAAACCCATAACCCTTTGTCCGACCAGTGAGCCTATCAATCACAACCTTTGCACCCTTAACTGAGGGAAAACGGCCCCTGAAGGTCTCTTGTAACATGTAGTCAGTAACATCAGGAGCCAAATCCCCCACAAATATTGTGAAATCAGGAGTATCATCAGAGCGCCTGTCGCCTGAACTAAAAGTTGCCCAGTTCAGTCTGAAGTTCTGCCCACCATTTGGCATTATGGTACCATTATACGTTTGAAGTACTCTTTCTGCAGCAGCACGTGttgaaaaatcaataaagccaTAACCCTCTGATTGACCAGTCTGCTTATTGCGGATCACTTTCACTGCAGCTACCTGCAACCACAAACATCTTCGATAATTTAAACCTCCCCCACAAAAAAAGGGGAAACCCCTCTCACTTTCCCCTTATTTATTTGTCTAAGGCCATGATTTACAGGTTTAACACAATTTGAATAAAGATGATAGAATATTCCTGATGCTCGAATACTAATTTATCCAAAATTTGATCACTGTATATTCACCACAGTGAATGAAAATCCCAACCTTTTTACATGCTGAAAACATGCCAATAAGCCATAGCCACACCCCCCAACCCAcccaataaagaaaacaaaagaaagaaacagcCCACCAAGTTTTACGaccaaaaaataacagaaacatCGACAGGATCCAAAATCCAACCATAAAATAGCaaataaaaaagtaacaatATTTCACAAAGAAGCACTGAGACAATACATCAAACACGTAGGCTACATAAAGAAACCACTAGGATACAACGCAATCACAGATCAAGCCCCCAAAAAAGCaataacataaataataaaaaataacatgaaGATAGCTGTTGGGTGGGTGGAGTTGTAACTTGTTTACCTCGCCGGCCTGAGCGAAGCAATTGAAGAGATAGTTCTCGTCCATCCAGTACTGCAGGTCCCCGATCCAGAGCGTGCGGACCTCTTCGGCGCTGGTGGGCTGGTTCTGCTGGTGGGCCTGGTGGGACTGGACCTGCTGCTGAGCCCACATCGGCGGAGGCGCCTGAGCCTGAGCTGCCGCCGCCGGCGGCGGCATCATCATGTACGGCTGTTGTGGGTATTGCTGTGCCTGTTGTGGCATTGTTGGCTGAGCCACGCCTGTTGGAGGAGGTTGCATCATTTTGGACAGTGAGAGATGTACAGAGAGGGTTTGTGTAAGTGCGGGAGCTCTTGCGTTTGGGCTTTTACCTAACCCTAGAGAGGAAAGGTGTGAAAGACACAGAGCGTTTGTGTGTCAAGGGATTGGGTTATTggagatttttcttttcattttatttttttttattattattattttatttttttctattcatgGGTGGAAATGCGGAATCTGTACGCGTGGCGGATTCCGTCAAAATTGATCAACTGTCTATTGCCGTTAAGGTAAAGCAAAcctcgtcttttttttttttctttttttttttttttctttttttgaaggaaaagcaAACCTCGTCTTAAGTATACTTTTGGACGGTACACCggaataataattaattgaaaacgAAAATggatattattaaaaatacaataagTTACATTCTTGCTTCATTTGTtggttataaaaaatttctaacgaaaataaaatacaatgtaaaccaaattttataaaatacatttccttttaaaaataacataGGAATAACACATTCTCTTCTTAATCGACGCCATCCCTAACCACTGTACGAAGGTGATTAGACGACTACTAGTATAGTACATCGGGGATAGTTAATCCTCATCAGAGGCAGTGTGATAACACAGAGGTCCAGTTGAGCCATTTCATTCAAGGAAAATACCTATTTCATACTTTTTCAAGCGGAATAGTTATTTCTAAAATGACTATTCCTTTATTCCCAATAACAATGGTGCAATTAAATTAACGGAATACTTATTTCATTGTAGGGTTTATTCTTGCGTGGCAAACTTATCCTAAAATATATGGGCTATGTTTCTTGGACTATTATATAAatgtttcttgtttttgtttgaatttctcATTATTCtcaaatactttaacaaatatttttctgatGACTTTTTATATAACCTTTTACACTttcttataagaatattttaacATGTGTTTAACTTTTATAATGGTAAGAgctaacttattattatttttaaaaaaaaaaaaaaaaaatccagtgaTGTGTGACCACTCTTTATGGAGGAAAGGAATAGAGGATGATCGTGACGTGCCGGACCAGGATATATAGGAGGTGGTCGCACAGTGGCCCCTCTTTTCACTAAATATGGCCACGCAACCATtaggttattattattttttttaaaaaaaaagaacttattTCCTTATAATTTAGAAGTAAACTTTATAACATttgtgttttctcaaaataaacgGGTGTAATTCAtagaacataaaaaatattgatcaccttttaaaattttcatgaaaaagaaagaataaaattaaatttagacaattaaaagaagcaaatataatataattttttttttcccatcacCTGAACCAAATCCAGTTTAACAAAAGAAGAGCGAGCTCATGGTGTGCatctctttccttttattttattttatatcctTTGTCAAATCACAGTCTACCTTGGCAGTCATTCTCAGTTCATAGTAGAGCTGGTCGGATGTCTAAAATGCTCCGAATCTGACTTTCTCTTGAGCTCAGTCACTCTCTCGGGCGCGCTTGTTTTGTGCATCCACGCCCCTGTGCACGGAGATTTGGGAGAGGGTTTGTCGTTTAAACAAGAAACCTGGTATGAAGCACTAATCGTTTTCATCTTTTCAAGTTCAGAAATTTTATATGATCTCTATGCAATTCTCAGTTTCCATAGCAGTTTAAGGGTCCATGAATTAAATTCTGCAATTCCCATGACTATAATTCGTGTGCGTCTTTTTGGGGTTGAATTTTGTAACATTCACATGGTAAAAGTTACCCATTTTCCTATACTTGGGCATTGGGGTAAGTGAACAAATTTATGCAGTTATTGAACCCTTTGAGACCATATTCACTGTAAAACTAAGAGTGGGATCTTTTGTCATTTGTAATTGCAAGGGGTGAtgatttgttattgttttaCAGGTGTATGAGGATTTAGGGGTTTCAAAATTATAGTTAGATCTGATAATAGGGGCAGAATGGATCTGCATTTGAAGAACCTGTTTGATAGATTCCAGGAGCAATTCGGGTCTGGTCCCGGGCTTGGTCCTGGATCCGGGACATGTCTTATGAATGTAGAGGGTATTGCTCCTAATTTTATTAAGTCGATGTTTAAAGCTTCAGCAGCTCTATATAGGACTGATCCCTGGAGAAGGTTGCGACCGGGACACCTTTTTGGAATCCGGGTTGGGAAAGATTTGGATTGGTCTAGCAAGAAACAGCCTTTCTCATGTGCTCAATTCATTGGAGGGGATGGTGGGGATGTTGGGTTCAACATGTTTCGATCTGAAAATGATGCTAAGAAGATGACAGGCTCGAGAGAGACTATCCGGGTTCCGAATGTTGAGCTGTTAAGAGTCACGTATGAACGGGAGTCATTGATGTTTCCCTCAAATATGAAAATGATCAAGTCTTTGTCATTGGAGACATCAGGGACCGATCGTTTTCCAGTTATTGATGTTGCCCGTTGCACATCTTCAGATGATCTTCGGTTTAGGAACCCAACTCTTGAAGAACTTAGATTTGTATATGCATTCATGAAAGCTATCTCTCTGATGCACCCATTACTTCAGGTAGATAGAGAAGGTGGTCCAAAGTGGTCTATGTTGATGTATTTTGAACCATTTATTGAGACAGTTGATGTCCAGTGGCCTCCAGAAATGGCCAAGGGTTATGATCTTGTTGCAGTTACAGTCTCACATCCACCCGGTCAGGCATATGAAGAAAAGGCTACTACAGCTAGCTCTACCCCTACCAAATACGCAGAACCACCAAAGGATGACACTTTTATTGATGTGAAAGTATACTCACATGCAGGCCTGAGGCAGTGCGCAGTGTGCGATAAAGAAGTTCTTGGAGAACAGTCTCTCTGTTGTGGGCAGTGTCGAGCAGTGGTTTACTGCAGTTCCATATGCCAGAAGCAGCATTGGAAGGAAACACATAAAAGCATGTGTGGTCTTTACAAGGTTATGATGGAAAAGGAAGAGGAGCTGGCAATCAAAATATTCATGTTCCCCTGTTCTGCTGAGCAGCCTTGTAAATGGCTTGAATCATTAGGTATCCATCAGAAGGGCATGTGGAGGAGAAGGTGTAGTTGCTATTCTCACTGTCCTTTTGGTCTCCTTCCTGTTAAAGGTGGGCTGTGGGATTCATGGGGTGGGCTTGATGATGAAGAGTACCCTCGTGATTCACCTTTTCACAATCATTTAAGAGATGGCATCTCAAACCCAATCCTTCTTTCTGGTTGGTCAGAGTACTATAATCTTAGGTCACTGCCATTATCAAGCCCTGTTGCTGACATTCTCTCCCACCCATTGACAGTTTATCACATTTTAACAGCTCTCAATATCAGTTCAAAGAACCTTTTACTCAAGGGGAAGGAGGTGATTCTTCACTACCTAGGGCCTGAGGGGGAGTTGGACTGGATGCCAGCATTTGCAGAGGTAGGTCATTTACTGAATGGACTGGGCAATATACAAATAGTAATGGTGGGACCTGAAGTTCCAACAAATTTGTCTGGTACAACTTCTGGAATAGGTAGCAGAGTGAGGGTGAATCTTGTGAGGGGTGTTTACCAGGAGGAAGCCACCTACCTGCCTTCTCCCCATGTTATTGTTGCGCTGAACTGTGGATTGGATAGCTGTGTGAGTTGGGTTGGAGCTCTTGATTTGATCAAATCCATGGGCACTCCTGCCTTCTTCACGGATCAATCTGAAATTTTGTGTGCCAATGTTAAGAAGGTTCTTCGTAGTGCTGGACTGCATATCACACTTCCCGTGACGCCAAATCAGTTCCGCTCTCCAGTGAAAAATCATGGGGCTTCTTGCAATCTTCCCTCGTATAGCAATGGTTTCATTCTTGGGGTGAATACTTGAACTGGGAACCATGAAGGGCCTTAGTGTATTTCTGGTGGTTATGTTTACTCCCCGAGATGAGAGGTAATGTAATGATTGAGGCACTagattttttcacttttttcttttcaaacgaGTTCTATGGAGAAATTTATGCAGGCATGAGCTTTTTGTTGATCCTTTGGTTGTGAACATTCTCCATGTTGTACAACACTATCTTCTTCCATTCTTTGTTATCAATCTACTGTGACAGTTCATGAGTCACGACAGACATGACCCAGCGCTCATTGACACTCTCTGAGAATATGTTTTTCTTAATGCAGTCTTTGTTATCAATCTACTGTGTTCTGCTCTGCATTTAGAACTTATCTAAGCAAATTGCACTGAAAATGGCAAAATATTCCCCCTAATGCTCCAAAGCGACTATGGAACTTACATCAAACGCCATGAAAACACATGAAAAACCGAATTGATTGGGTCAGCTAGGGGGCTAGATGGTATTACTGTGAACCGACTTGTGACCTAGTACGTGTACTCCCTTGTTGAATAGCAAAAATCAAGGGTGTTGGTTCAAAACAATGTGGAACAAATTGGGTGACAAAGCTGTGGATGCTAATTAACTAAATTAAGTCTACTCAGACTTGTTTTGATAATCCCTTTTTATTTGTTGCTTAGTGTCTTCTTTATCCTTTGAGAAATGAGGATGATAAACTCCTTTTGAAAACTGATTGGTTGGAGTCGGAACTTAGAGCATTCGCATCTCGTTCAGCaaatttcttctctattttagttaaaaaaaccttctttttttttagttagttacccacttttttcattttctattttagctatcaattttcactatttttttttaaaagaaatttcaagattttttttctttatatatatattatttttattttttttgagtgtaTAGTGCTcacaaatttgatttttcaccCAAATTTGCATCTGACTAGCCAAAATAAGTTAAATAACCTTGGTCAAGCCGGGTGCGAATGTAGGCCCTTATAGGCTCATAATTGGTGGCTTTATAATGAAATCATGCCCAAATGTACGTTGAAGTTGGCCAATATGATTTTTCCATTTAAATCAAGGAAAAAGATCACTAAATTCTTACTAAATGACTTGTTTGGCCACATAGAAAGATAAAGGATActttgaaattttatattttatattttcaacaCGGAACTGCCACCTAAACCCCATGAAATTAACTTTTCTCAAACGTAAGGCAattctctctcttcatttttctttcaaaatattgCTTCTTTCATAAACTCAATAAGATAACCCTtgatttatcttcttctttcgttctttttttttcttccttttccctGCTTTTCTTTTCAATCTTTCCAACTGGTGTGGATAGATAGGAGATAGGAGATCTCCAACGCAGAGTATCTTAACCGGCCTGGTGTTTGAGTATTTTATGCCCTTATCTTGATGAAGTGGATGCCAATACGCTATGATTCAAATCCAAttgtctgaatttttttttataaaaataaataaattaattaattaaattaaaagagagagagagagagagagagagagagagagagaagaagaagaagaagatgaaaaggaAAAC
This DNA window, taken from Alnus glutinosa chromosome 5, dhAlnGlut1.1, whole genome shotgun sequence, encodes the following:
- the LOC133868229 gene encoding polyadenylate-binding protein RBP45-like is translated as MMQPPPTGVAQPTMPQQAQQYPQQPYMMMPPPAAAAQAQAPPPMWAQQQVQSHQAHQQNQPTSAEEVRTLWIGDLQYWMDENYLFNCFAQAGEVAAVKVIRNKQTGQSEGYGFIDFSTRAAAERVLQTYNGTIMPNGGQNFRLNWATFSSGDRRSDDTPDFTIFVGDLAPDVTDYMLQETFRGRFPSVKGAKVVIDRLTGRTKGYGFVRFGDEGEQLRAMTEMNGVLCSSRPMRIGPASNKTGQQPKASYQNSQGTQNENDPNNTTIFVGNLDPNVTDEHLRQVFSQYGQLLHVKIPSGKRCGFVQFVDRSCAEEALRVLNGNQLGGQNIRLSWGRSPSNKQAGISAGVQPQPDPNQWNGAYYGYPYGHESYGYAPPPQDPNMYGYPYGNYQQQAPQQQAGYS
- the LOC133868756 gene encoding uncharacterized protein LOC133868756, whose protein sequence is MDLHLKNLFDRFQEQFGSGPGLGPGSGTCLMNVEGIAPNFIKSMFKASAALYRTDPWRRLRPGHLFGIRVGKDLDWSSKKQPFSCAQFIGGDGGDVGFNMFRSENDAKKMTGSRETIRVPNVELLRVTYERESLMFPSNMKMIKSLSLETSGTDRFPVIDVARCTSSDDLRFRNPTLEELRFVYAFMKAISLMHPLLQVDREGGPKWSMLMYFEPFIETVDVQWPPEMAKGYDLVAVTVSHPPGQAYEEKATTASSTPTKYAEPPKDDTFIDVKVYSHAGLRQCAVCDKEVLGEQSLCCGQCRAVVYCSSICQKQHWKETHKSMCGLYKVMMEKEEELAIKIFMFPCSAEQPCKWLESLGIHQKGMWRRRCSCYSHCPFGLLPVKGGLWDSWGGLDDEEYPRDSPFHNHLRDGISNPILLSGWSEYYNLRSLPLSSPVADILSHPLTVYHILTALNISSKNLLLKGKEVILHYLGPEGELDWMPAFAEVGHLLNGLGNIQIVMVGPEVPTNLSGTTSGIGSRVRVNLVRGVYQEEATYLPSPHVIVALNCGLDSCVSWVGALDLIKSMGTPAFFTDQSEILCANVKKVLRSAGLHITLPVTPNQFRSPVKNHGASCNLPSYSNGFILGVNT